A DNA window from bacterium contains the following coding sequences:
- the menH gene encoding 2-succinyl-6-hydroxy-2,4-cyclohexadiene-1-carboxylate synthase produces the protein MQIGTGDLFWRAYADGPAQAPPLVLLHGFAQGATSFKPLLPVLSRTFRVLRLDLPGHGETRPRHEVKFDWPRLCANLHEAVAQLDERPAHWFGYSQGGRVALMAALAQPERVHSLALLGASTGIADPSERARRTESDRLLAQNITRRGLEWFTQYWEALPIFATQRELPESIRTHIRDERNACDPHGLALALETYGTATMPDCFAQLTAWTKPLWLGAGELDAKFVASNARSAAAAHASLLYHVTFPAAGHAAHLERPVEFTQSLIAFFSAAQGLSA, from the coding sequence ATGCAGATCGGCACCGGTGATCTCTTCTGGCGCGCGTACGCCGACGGTCCGGCTCAAGCGCCGCCGCTTGTGCTGCTGCACGGCTTTGCGCAGGGGGCAACGAGCTTTAAGCCGCTCCTTCCCGTGCTCTCACGGACTTTTCGTGTGCTGCGGTTGGACTTGCCAGGACATGGCGAGACGCGGCCACGCCATGAGGTCAAGTTCGATTGGCCGCGGCTGTGCGCCAATCTGCACGAAGCGGTTGCCCAATTGGACGAGCGTCCCGCGCATTGGTTCGGCTATAGCCAAGGCGGCCGCGTTGCGCTGATGGCCGCGCTTGCGCAACCGGAGCGTGTGCACAGTCTCGCTCTGCTCGGCGCAAGCACGGGTATCGCGGATCCGTCGGAACGCGCGCGACGGACCGAAAGCGACCGGCTGCTGGCGCAGAATATCACGCGGCGCGGCCTTGAATGGTTCACGCAGTACTGGGAGGCGCTGCCAATCTTCGCAACGCAACGCGAATTGCCCGAGTCCATAAGGACGCATATTCGCGACGAGCGCAATGCCTGTGATCCGCACGGGTTGGCCCTGGCGCTCGAAACCTACGGCACGGCCACGATGCCCGATTGCTTCGCGCAGCTTACGGCATGGACCAAACCGCTGTGGCTGGGAGCGGGCGAATTGGATGCCAAGTTTGTCGCCAGCAACGCGCGCAGCGCGGCGGCCGCGCACGCGAGCCTGCTCTATCACGTCACGTTTCCCGCCGCAGGTCATGCCGCGCATCTCGAACGCCCGGTGGAATTTACCCAATCACTCATCGCTTTCTTTTCAGCAGCTCAAGGTCTATCCGCATGA
- the menD gene encoding 2-succinyl-5-enolpyruvyl-6-hydroxy-3-cyclohexene-1-carboxylic-acid synthase, whose product MIPNRNYLQARLIWDQLVLAGVARVVISPGSRSTPLARTAAMHDRLQVHVLTDERVAGFFALGLCKGAQEPVALLCTSGTASAHYYPAVIEAAQSGYPLIVVSADRPKRLRHHGAAQTIDQLALFGRYAKMALDLPEAVSAAEPYRRMLAMLGRGLCAMNTAPLGPLHINVPTDEPLAPDAADPALHTALYEELRRELAPLKLHVPQQPPELTAISTALESAFCGLVVCGPDAARNEAEREAIHTLARKLGWPLLADVASGLRDCGEPNLPGYDLFLRHAELARLAPDFVLEFGSPPTSKALITYLNAHRARTVRVQRDTLPRDPEGRAAEVLVTDVASCCAALTARVKVSRDSLLLDPFWRVAGAARAAMSALSTFPQAELAYVAAALDTLPADGNLVLASSMPVRYADMLTVPTGKRLHVFAQRGTNGIDGALAHAAGIAQATARPTLLICGDLAFLHDLGGWMAARQQPNLRVLLLNNNGGGIFHFLPVAAHADTFEQLHGTPLNIELSAAGDLFAIQWYRCGAPHEISTHLQWAYPHAAVLEARTQRDSNHAAHEQFVQTVLQALH is encoded by the coding sequence GTGATTCCGAATCGCAACTATCTGCAAGCGCGCCTGATCTGGGACCAACTCGTCCTGGCCGGCGTTGCGCGCGTCGTGATCTCGCCGGGTTCACGTTCGACCCCGCTGGCCCGCACGGCGGCAATGCATGACCGGCTGCAAGTGCACGTGCTCACTGATGAACGCGTCGCAGGCTTCTTTGCGCTTGGACTATGCAAAGGCGCGCAGGAACCGGTGGCGCTGCTCTGCACTTCGGGAACCGCGTCGGCGCATTACTATCCCGCCGTGATTGAAGCCGCGCAAAGCGGCTACCCGCTGATCGTGGTTTCGGCGGATCGCCCCAAGCGCCTGCGTCATCACGGCGCCGCGCAGACGATAGACCAGCTTGCGCTTTTCGGTCGCTATGCGAAAATGGCGCTCGACTTGCCGGAAGCGGTCTCCGCTGCCGAGCCATACCGCCGGATGCTCGCAATGCTCGGGCGCGGACTTTGTGCGATGAACACAGCGCCGCTGGGACCGCTGCATATCAATGTGCCAACCGACGAACCGCTGGCGCCGGACGCCGCCGATCCCGCGCTGCATACGGCGCTGTATGAAGAGTTGCGTCGGGAGCTTGCGCCGCTGAAACTGCACGTGCCGCAACAGCCTCCCGAACTAACCGCGATCAGCACGGCACTGGAATCTGCATTCTGCGGCTTGGTCGTTTGCGGACCTGATGCCGCGCGCAACGAAGCGGAGCGCGAGGCGATTCACACGCTGGCGCGGAAACTCGGGTGGCCGCTTCTGGCCGACGTCGCATCCGGGCTGCGGGACTGCGGTGAGCCGAATCTGCCCGGCTATGATCTCTTCCTGCGGCATGCGGAGCTTGCACGTCTCGCCCCGGATTTCGTCCTTGAATTCGGATCGCCGCCGACCAGCAAGGCGCTCATAACCTATCTCAATGCGCATCGCGCGCGGACCGTGCGCGTGCAGCGCGACACGCTGCCTCGCGACCCGGAAGGCAGGGCCGCTGAGGTTCTCGTCACGGATGTGGCATCCTGCTGCGCGGCGTTGACAGCTCGCGTCAAAGTATCGCGCGATTCGCTTTTGCTTGATCCATTCTGGCGCGTGGCAGGCGCGGCACGCGCGGCCATGTCCGCGCTTTCGACTTTTCCGCAGGCCGAGCTGGCCTATGTTGCTGCGGCACTCGATACGCTGCCCGCCGACGGAAATCTGGTGCTGGCTTCCAGCATGCCGGTCCGTTATGCCGATATGCTGACCGTTCCAACGGGAAAACGGCTCCATGTCTTCGCACAGCGCGGGACCAACGGGATTGACGGTGCACTGGCGCATGCAGCCGGAATTGCGCAGGCGACGGCACGGCCTACACTGCTCATCTGCGGCGACTTGGCGTTTCTACACGACTTGGGCGGATGGATGGCCGCGCGACAGCAGCCGAATCTGCGCGTCCTGCTCCTCAACAACAACGGCGGCGGCATCTTTCACTTTCTGCCGGTCGCCGCGCACGCCGACACGTTTGAACAGCTCCATGGCACACCGTTGAATATCGAGCTGTCCGCCGCTGGCGACCTGTTTGCGATCCAATGGTATCGCTGCGGTGCCCCGCACGAGATCAGCACCCATTTGCAGTGGGCCTATCCTCACGCGGCAGTCTTGGAAGCCCGCACCCAACGTGACAGCAATCACGCCGCGCACGAGCAATTCGTCCAAACGGTCTTGCAAGCCCTCCACTGA
- the menB gene encoding 1,4-dihydroxy-2-naphthoyl-CoA synthase, with product MNKFPWQSAGEYSDILYHKWNGIAKITINRPEVRNAFRPQTLFDMQHAFNDAREDENVGVIILTGAGDLAFCSGGDQRIRGDQGYVGSDKVPRLNVLDLQRQIRSLPKPVVAMIAGFAIGGGHVLHVVCDLSIAADNARFGQTGPRVGSFDAGFGAGHLARIVGHKKAREIWYLCRQYDAQQALDMGLVNAVVPLAKLEEETVQWCREMLEHSPMALRCLKAAFNAETDGLAGIQELAGNATLLYYMSEEAQEGRNAYKEKRKPDFSKFKRLP from the coding sequence ATGAATAAGTTTCCCTGGCAATCCGCCGGAGAGTATTCTGATATCCTCTACCACAAGTGGAACGGTATCGCAAAAATCACGATCAACCGTCCCGAAGTGCGCAACGCGTTCCGGCCGCAGACCCTGTTTGATATGCAGCATGCGTTCAATGACGCGCGTGAAGATGAAAACGTGGGCGTTATCATCCTGACCGGTGCGGGTGATCTGGCCTTCTGCTCCGGCGGCGACCAGCGCATACGCGGCGACCAGGGATATGTCGGATCCGACAAGGTCCCGCGCTTAAACGTGCTCGATTTGCAGCGGCAGATTCGCTCGCTGCCCAAGCCCGTCGTGGCGATGATTGCGGGATTTGCAATCGGCGGCGGTCATGTGCTGCATGTCGTGTGCGATCTTTCGATTGCCGCGGACAACGCACGCTTCGGTCAGACCGGTCCGCGCGTCGGTTCGTTTGACGCAGGTTTTGGAGCGGGGCATCTGGCTCGGATCGTCGGTCACAAAAAGGCGCGGGAAATCTGGTATCTGTGCCGGCAGTACGACGCGCAGCAGGCGCTCGACATGGGCCTTGTCAATGCGGTCGTGCCGCTCGCCAAGCTCGAAGAAGAAACGGTGCAGTGGTGCCGGGAGATGCTTGAGCATTCACCGATGGCACTGCGGTGTCTGAAGGCCGCCTTCAACGCGGAAACCGACGGCTTGGCGGGGATTCAGGAACTGGCCGGCAATGCGACGCTGCTTTACTATATGAGCGAAGAGGCGCAAGAAGGCCGCAACGCCTACAAAGAGAAGCGCAAACCCGACTTCTCAAAATTTAAGCGCTTGCCGTAG
- the menC gene encoding o-succinylbenzoate synthase, whose amino-acid sequence MSEIQSIPYSVRFTPPLVTARGTVEQRRGFLHGIEYDGKRFVAETALLPQFGTEHFEHAERILNGESMLLASAPATVFGLDCLRYALEQRDAETLRVPVAKLLPGGTLQETIEQARQALLAGFETVKIKVGVRDLTDDIQLVNLLALELPELVLRLDANLSWSGDDVRRFADAIKPECVEWLEDPCRAPLPVWLTLTKETGLPLACDEAFREREILQHAGNFGFAALVLKPARLGALTERRAVLDCMREAEIPVVLSSLIDSSIGLAYLAHLAAEWSTLDLAHGLGTLDLLGEDTLEQGLRIEAGQLIVPPLRDLAQMLKPKFAQEFGWQ is encoded by the coding sequence ATGAGCGAGATTCAATCAATCCCCTACAGCGTTCGATTTACGCCGCCGCTTGTCACGGCGCGCGGCACGGTGGAGCAGCGGCGCGGGTTCTTGCATGGCATCGAGTACGACGGAAAACGCTTTGTCGCGGAGACGGCGCTGCTCCCGCAATTCGGTACGGAGCACTTTGAACACGCCGAGCGGATTCTGAACGGCGAATCCATGCTGCTGGCGTCGGCGCCGGCCACGGTGTTCGGTCTTGATTGCCTCCGCTACGCACTCGAACAGCGGGACGCCGAGACGCTGCGCGTGCCCGTGGCGAAGCTCCTGCCCGGCGGAACCCTGCAGGAGACAATCGAACAAGCGCGCCAGGCATTGCTGGCCGGTTTCGAGACCGTGAAGATCAAAGTCGGCGTGCGCGACCTGACCGATGACATTCAATTAGTCAACTTGCTGGCGCTCGAACTGCCGGAACTCGTATTGAGACTCGACGCCAATTTGAGCTGGAGCGGTGATGACGTGCGCCGATTTGCCGATGCAATCAAACCGGAGTGCGTCGAGTGGCTCGAAGATCCGTGTCGCGCACCGCTGCCGGTATGGTTGACGTTGACAAAGGAAACGGGCTTGCCGCTGGCGTGTGATGAGGCCTTTCGCGAACGTGAGATCCTGCAGCACGCCGGCAACTTCGGCTTCGCCGCGCTTGTCCTCAAGCCCGCGCGGCTTGGCGCGCTTACAGAGCGCCGCGCAGTGTTGGATTGCATGCGCGAAGCTGAAATTCCCGTCGTGCTGTCGTCGCTAATTGACAGCAGTATCGGACTGGCGTACCTGGCACATCTGGCGGCGGAGTGGAGCACACTCGATCTTGCGCATGGATTGGGCACGCTGGACTTGCTCGGCGAAGACACGCTGGAACAGGGGCTGCGCATCGAGGCCGGACAACTTATCGTGCCACCGTTGCGAGACCTCGCTCAAATGCTTAAGCCGAAATTCGCGCAGGAATTCGGATGGCAATAG
- a CDS encoding redoxin domain-containing protein produces the protein MTTRRWLAPLFALLLTCGSAFAFTVGTEAPDFTLTDSWGNSHTLSDYRGNVVVLMFFGHT, from the coding sequence ATGACGACACGCCGCTGGCTCGCGCCCCTGTTTGCGCTGTTACTGACCTGCGGAAGCGCGTTTGCGTTCACCGTCGGTACGGAAGCACCTGATTTCACGCTGACGGATTCCTGGGGAAACAGTCATACGCTCAGCGACTACCGCGGCAATGTCGTGGTATTGATGTTTTTTGGCCACACTTGA
- a CDS encoding 2-isopropylmalate synthase, producing MRSILFYDTTLRDGEQTPFVVFSVEQKLALARQLAEMGLDVLEVGFPAASETEFKAVQLAAQEIKTSVIAGLARCRTGDIETTAKALDGADKARISIVLPISDRHLTASLKLTRTQAEDQIGEAIRFARTLADDIEYIATDATRTAEADLIRALDIAAQAGATTLVVADTVGCGLPDETKSLFGRLRQHFPEPLRLGIHCHDDFGLATANSVAALAGGADQVEGTLNGLGERAGNTALEEVAVILRYHEALGLSCRVNFARILETSRQVREVSGVVVQPNKALVGQNAFLHAAGMHQQAMLADPLTFEPFGPEWVGGTARLEDRIIFGKFLGKNGLKRLLATDGVELTELQLEQLVARIRGAIERREVVSRRTVLDWAQAAK from the coding sequence ATGCGCTCTATCCTCTTTTACGATACAACTTTGCGAGACGGCGAGCAAACGCCATTCGTGGTATTCTCGGTTGAGCAAAAGCTGGCCTTGGCGCGGCAACTCGCGGAAATGGGTCTGGATGTTCTGGAAGTGGGCTTCCCGGCCGCATCGGAAACAGAATTCAAGGCCGTCCAACTGGCGGCGCAGGAAATCAAGACCAGCGTTATTGCAGGTTTAGCTCGCTGCCGTACCGGAGACATCGAGACCACAGCCAAAGCTTTGGATGGAGCTGATAAAGCAAGAATTTCCATAGTCTTGCCAATATCCGACCGCCATCTGACCGCCTCGCTGAAACTGACTCGTACGCAGGCCGAAGACCAAATTGGCGAGGCGATCCGCTTTGCCCGGACGCTCGCTGATGATATTGAGTACATTGCGACCGATGCTACTCGCACCGCCGAAGCCGACCTCATTCGGGCGTTGGATATCGCGGCCCAGGCGGGGGCGACCACGCTGGTAGTCGCGGACACCGTCGGCTGCGGCTTGCCCGATGAGACAAAGTCACTATTCGGGAGGCTGCGCCAGCATTTCCCCGAACCGCTGCGCTTGGGAATCCACTGTCACGACGATTTCGGGCTAGCAACCGCCAACTCCGTGGCCGCGCTGGCAGGCGGCGCGGACCAGGTGGAGGGGACCCTCAACGGCCTCGGGGAACGCGCGGGGAATACGGCCTTGGAGGAAGTCGCCGTGATCCTGAGATACCACGAGGCGCTTGGACTCTCCTGCCGGGTGAATTTCGCGCGGATTCTCGAGACATCACGCCAGGTGCGCGAGGTCTCCGGGGTCGTCGTCCAACCGAACAAAGCCCTTGTGGGGCAGAATGCCTTCCTCCATGCCGCTGGTATGCACCAGCAGGCGATGTTGGCCGATCCCCTGACTTTTGAGCCGTTCGGGCCCGAGTGGGTGGGTGGGACGGCCCGTCTTGAGGACCGGATCATTTTTGGTAAATTCTTAGGAAAGAATGGCTTAAAGCGGTTGCTTGCGACGGACGGAGTCGAGCTGACCGAGCTCCAGTTGGAGCAGCTTGTCGCACGAATTCGGGGAGCCATCGAACGCCGGGAGGTGGTTTCGCGGCGCACCGTGCTGGATTGGGCGCAGGCGGCGAAATAG
- a CDS encoding chorismate-binding protein, with protein sequence MAKLWVMAVYDPLAVERLTRYKDIARFITSDAQTLLLRPRDGTRVWIAGGTGPSTSSLRMMQAQRGGTAEIPICFRLDFDRREQHIWQPLWMVSLEEERLRFVGSVPTEFEADEDWLDHRPTLPHEQPLFFEHSWQTAVRHIQNEIARGTLRKAVLTRQIEMWHTHAWPAHEVAAALLHASAGTSVFAHHWHGGVVWIGASPEILYQREGRQVVVDSLAGTRRMLMEGDSFTAKDHVEQQLVTDYLVEVLTPLCEHVNVSPVSRRRADDLEHVYTQVTGVLRHGVGDDELLGVLHPTPAVCGAPRARAMELIQALEPQPRELYSGVLGYSTGHATTALVVLRCAKLQDSTARLYGGAGIVAGSDPELEFAECGWKMDIMRRALLELT encoded by the coding sequence ATGGCTAAATTATGGGTTATGGCTGTCTACGATCCCCTGGCCGTTGAGCGGCTGACGCGCTACAAAGATATCGCACGCTTCATCACGAGCGATGCGCAGACGCTGTTGCTCCGTCCACGCGACGGCACGCGCGTCTGGATCGCCGGCGGTACGGGGCCGAGCACGAGCAGCCTGCGCATGATGCAGGCACAGCGCGGCGGCACGGCGGAGATACCAATCTGCTTTCGACTCGATTTCGACCGCCGTGAACAGCATATCTGGCAGCCGCTGTGGATGGTCAGCCTCGAAGAGGAGCGGCTGCGCTTCGTCGGCAGCGTGCCCACCGAGTTTGAAGCTGACGAAGATTGGCTCGACCATCGCCCGACGCTACCGCATGAGCAGCCGCTGTTCTTCGAACATAGTTGGCAGACCGCGGTTCGGCACATCCAAAATGAAATCGCGCGCGGCACGCTGCGCAAAGCGGTATTGACGCGGCAAATTGAGATGTGGCATACGCACGCGTGGCCCGCACACGAAGTGGCGGCCGCGTTACTCCATGCGTCGGCGGGTACGAGCGTGTTTGCGCATCATTGGCATGGCGGCGTCGTCTGGATCGGCGCGTCCCCTGAAATCCTCTATCAGCGCGAAGGCCGACAGGTCGTGGTGGACAGCCTGGCCGGAACGCGCCGCATGCTCATGGAGGGTGACAGCTTCACGGCCAAGGATCATGTCGAACAGCAGCTCGTTACGGACTATCTGGTTGAAGTGCTCACGCCGCTGTGCGAACATGTAAACGTGTCGCCGGTGTCGCGGCGCCGGGCCGACGATCTTGAACATGTTTATACGCAAGTCACCGGCGTCTTGCGCCATGGCGTGGGCGACGATGAACTGTTGGGCGTCCTGCATCCGACACCCGCCGTGTGCGGTGCGCCGCGCGCACGAGCGATGGAGTTGATTCAAGCGCTCGAGCCACAGCCGCGCGAACTTTATAGCGGCGTGCTCGGTTATTCCACAGGACATGCGACAACCGCACTGGTCGTGCTCCGCTGCGCCAAGCTGCAAGATTCGACGGCGCGGCTCTACGGCGGCGCGGGGATTGTCGCCGGTTCCGATCCCGAACTGGAGTTTGCCGAATGCGGCTGGAAAATGGACATTATGCGCCGCGCACTGCTGGAGCTCACGTGA
- a CDS encoding T9SS type A sorting domain-containing protein, producing the protein MEAGVHQFYAGQPVVTLGLDIYNGSPAAVEVFRDVTGVTFPLLTQAATYGSLNNGNYRKVVIDADGIVRYASNPYQLNIQTIRSHVDEWLPLDEPTFEFTMDETLVTYVDGFNTYGFHGQLVNLLDAERQLVLTLEPISTPDPLRMYSICTYVGCYPPDSGVVVIPETYAPLQEDTGLIFDIYNLAAHPEWGSDTSTIVGDYTLRVTVHNPDDLEERISYDLILDQTSSINPRVVPVPNSAALIRSYPNPFNPETTIEFVVNQPGAVALNVYNLLGQNVATLVNTPFMSTGTYSANWRAVNAQGLPLPSGNYLLELNNSGQRAVHKVMLVR; encoded by the coding sequence ATGGAAGCGGGTGTGCATCAGTTCTACGCCGGTCAGCCGGTCGTCACGCTGGGCCTCGATATTTACAACGGCTCGCCCGCGGCTGTGGAAGTTTTCCGCGACGTGACCGGCGTTACGTTTCCGCTGCTGACGCAAGCGGCGACCTATGGCAGTCTGAACAACGGCAACTACCGCAAAGTGGTCATTGATGCCGACGGTATCGTGCGCTATGCGTCGAATCCGTATCAACTAAACATCCAGACAATTCGCTCGCACGTGGACGAGTGGCTGCCGCTCGACGAGCCGACGTTTGAATTCACGATGGACGAGACGCTCGTGACGTACGTGGACGGATTCAATACCTACGGTTTTCACGGGCAGTTGGTCAATCTGCTGGACGCGGAGCGGCAGCTTGTCCTGACGCTCGAACCGATTTCAACTCCTGATCCTCTGCGGATGTATTCGATTTGCACCTATGTCGGCTGCTATCCGCCCGATTCAGGTGTGGTCGTGATACCGGAGACCTATGCGCCGCTGCAAGAGGACACCGGCTTGATATTCGACATATACAATTTGGCCGCACATCCCGAGTGGGGATCGGATACTTCGACGATTGTCGGCGACTACACGCTGCGCGTGACGGTGCACAATCCCGATGATCTTGAGGAGCGCATTTCTTATGATCTGATTCTGGATCAGACGTCTTCGATTAACCCGCGCGTCGTGCCGGTGCCGAATTCGGCGGCGCTGATTCGCAGCTATCCCAATCCGTTCAATCCGGAAACGACGATCGAGTTTGTGGTGAACCAGCCCGGCGCCGTCGCGTTGAACGTCTATAACCTGCTTGGTCAGAATGTCGCCACGCTCGTCAACACGCCGTTCATGAGCACCGGCACCTACAGCGCCAACTGGCGCGCTGTCAACGCGCAGGGCTTGCCGCTGCCGTCCGGCAACTACCTGCTCGAGCTGAACAATTCCGGCCAACGCGCGGTACACAAAGTGATGTTGGTGAGATGA
- a CDS encoding 1,4-dihydroxy-2-naphthoate polyprenyltransferase has translation MSALRSWALAARPKTLVAALLPVLIGAAWAHANGAFEWSVATWILLSATCIQIGTNLANDYSDFKKGADTHERLGPTRVTQAGLLSPRAVAGGAMTAFALAVVCAIPLLLRGGWPILAIGLSGILFGWMYTGGPYPLGYNGLAEIFVILYFGVLAVAGTSFLFLLEWQRAAFLLGLIPGILACGLLALNNVRDEQTDRKAGKRTPVVRLGRTFGKWEYAATLYVPYALLLVGLRELSWSAALLPLLALPLSIAPLRAVFTKTDGPALNTALAQTARHMLAFGLLLTIGLIWR, from the coding sequence ATGAGTGCGCTGCGAAGTTGGGCCTTGGCGGCGCGGCCGAAAACGCTGGTCGCCGCGCTGCTGCCCGTGCTGATCGGTGCGGCATGGGCGCATGCGAATGGCGCGTTTGAATGGTCTGTCGCGACGTGGATTCTGCTCTCGGCAACATGTATTCAGATCGGCACCAATCTCGCGAACGATTACAGTGACTTCAAGAAAGGCGCCGATACGCATGAACGGCTTGGCCCGACGCGCGTCACGCAGGCTGGATTGCTGAGTCCGCGCGCCGTTGCCGGCGGAGCGATGACGGCCTTTGCGCTGGCTGTCGTCTGCGCGATTCCGCTGCTGCTGCGCGGCGGATGGCCAATTCTGGCAATCGGCCTGTCGGGTATATTGTTCGGCTGGATGTACACGGGCGGACCGTATCCGCTGGGCTACAACGGCTTGGCGGAGATCTTCGTCATTCTCTATTTCGGCGTGCTGGCTGTGGCGGGCACGTCGTTCTTGTTCTTGCTCGAATGGCAACGGGCCGCGTTCCTGCTTGGTCTGATTCCCGGGATCCTTGCCTGCGGCCTGTTGGCTCTCAATAATGTGCGTGACGAACAGACCGACCGCAAAGCGGGCAAACGCACGCCGGTTGTCCGCTTGGGCCGCACGTTCGGAAAATGGGAGTATGCCGCGACGCTGTACGTGCCCTACGCGCTGCTGCTGGTGGGCCTTCGTGAATTGAGCTGGTCCGCTGCCCTCCTGCCGCTGTTGGCGCTGCCGCTCTCGATCGCGCCGCTGCGGGCCGTGTTCACCAAGACGGATGGCCCGGCGTTGAACACCGCCTTGGCGCAAACCGCGCGGCACATGCTCGCGTTCGGTCTCTTGCTCACCATCGGATTGATTTGGCGATGA
- a CDS encoding threo-3-hydroxy-L-aspartate ammonia-lyase, with protein sequence MSLPSSYDVLDAAQVLKGVAHKTPVHTSRTLDAKAGANVYLKCENFQRVGAFKFRGAYNAMSRLTLDERRRGVITHSSGNHAQAVALVGSLLDIKTVIVMPQDAPPAKLAATRGYGAEVVVYDPKERTREEISAELKEQHGYVLIPPYDHPHIIAGQGTAALELLTDYPDIEMLLTPCGGGGLLSGSALAAKHVNPNCKVIGVEPEVANDATLSWRTGTLHTVKNPPTIADGTRTPSLGKLTFPLVRANVDEFVNVTEAQIIAATKFLFERMKLVVEPSGALGVAALLAGLDTPDKVGVILSGGNLDPSVLLM encoded by the coding sequence ATGTCCCTCCCTTCCTCCTATGACGTTCTCGATGCCGCGCAAGTTTTGAAAGGCGTCGCACACAAGACTCCGGTGCACACGTCGCGCACGCTTGATGCCAAGGCCGGCGCGAATGTATATCTGAAGTGCGAGAACTTCCAGCGCGTCGGCGCCTTCAAATTTCGCGGTGCGTATAATGCGATGTCGCGCCTGACGCTCGACGAGCGCCGCCGCGGTGTGATTACTCACTCTTCCGGCAATCATGCGCAAGCCGTCGCGTTGGTTGGCTCGCTGCTCGATATTAAGACGGTCATCGTGATGCCGCAGGACGCGCCGCCCGCCAAACTCGCCGCGACGCGCGGCTACGGTGCGGAGGTGGTCGTATATGATCCTAAAGAGCGCACACGCGAAGAAATTTCAGCGGAACTCAAAGAGCAGCACGGCTATGTGTTGATCCCGCCGTACGATCATCCGCACATCATCGCCGGTCAAGGCACAGCCGCGCTCGAGTTGTTGACGGACTATCCCGATATCGAAATGCTCCTGACACCCTGCGGCGGCGGCGGACTGCTCTCGGGCAGCGCATTGGCGGCGAAGCATGTGAATCCGAACTGCAAAGTCATCGGCGTCGAGCCGGAAGTCGCGAACGATGCGACGCTTTCCTGGCGCACAGGCACCTTGCACACGGTGAAGAATCCTCCGACTATTGCAGACGGCACGCGCACACCCTCGCTTGGTAAACTCACCTTTCCGCTTGTGCGGGCCAACGTGGATGAGTTCGTCAACGTCACGGAAGCGCAAATCATCGCGGCCACCAAGTTCTTGTTCGAGCGCATGAAACTCGTCGTCGAACCCAGCGGCGCTTTGGGTGTCGCGGCCCTGTTGGCCGGGCTGGACACGCCGGACAAAGTCGGCGTCATCCTCAGCGGCGGCAACCTTGACCCGAGCGTGCTATTGATGTAA